The Solanum lycopersicum chromosome 9, SLM_r2.1 genome window below encodes:
- the LOC101255126 gene encoding dof zinc finger protein DOF2.4, whose amino-acid sequence MNFSSIPAYLDPANWQQQSGSTIQNHHHHQQQQLTSAPPPPVLPPGPPVVAPLQPHGGGGAGSIRPGSMADRARMANITMPETALKCPRCDSTNTKFCYFNNYSLSQPRHFCKACKRYWTRGGALRSVPVGGGCRRNKRSNNNNKNSTNNNNNNNSSKSPASSTSTDGRQGTNNSGSSTTISSHSNSFSGPTSAASLLGLMSPQIPPLRFMSPLGQFSSDHHHHHHFTPSNHMNLNFSTSSCGNILGGTTEGMMVSNNNLLGTGTGAGVGGHVASLLSSGNLEHWRMQQQFPNFLGGFDPSNSPSSYPFQGGVHEAVQYLGGESTSQISRPKISTSMLNQMASVKMEDNNNNNSNQDQSALSRQLLGIQGNNENWNTSASAWSDLSASFSSSSTSNAL is encoded by the exons ATGAATTTTTCTTCAATTCCAGCTTATCTTGATCCAGCCAACTGGCAACaa cAAAGTGGAAGTACTattcaaaatcatcatcatcatcaacaacaacaacttacATCTGCACCACCGCCGCCAGTACTACCACCTGGTCCTCCAGTAGTAGCACCACTGCAACCTCATGGCGGCGGTGGTGCAGGTTCTATTAGACCAGGCTCGATGGCTGATCGAGCCCGGATGGCTAATATAACTATGCCTGAAACAGCCTTAAAATGCCCTAGATGTGATTCAACAAACACTAAGTTTTGTTACTTCAACAACTATAGTCTCTCACAGCCTAGACACTTTTGCAAGGCTTGTAAAAG GTACTGGACTAGAGGTGGCGCTTTGAGAAGTGTACCCGTGGGTGGGGGATGCAGGAGGAACAAAAGaagcaataacaacaacaagaacagtaccaacaacaacaacaacaataatagttCTAAATCTCCGGCTTCTAGTACTAGTACTGATGGTCGTCAAGGTACTAACAACTCGGGTTCTTCAACTACAATTTCATCTCATAGTAACAGTTTTTCGGGTCCAACATCAGCAGCTAGTTTGTTAGGGCTTATGTCCCCTCAAATTCCGCCTCTTCGTTTCATGTCTCCTTTAGGTCAATTTAGTTCtgatcatcatcaccaccaccatTTTACTCCGAGTAACCATATGAACTTGAATTTCTCTACAAGTTCATGTGGTAACATATTAGGTGGGACTACTGAAGGTATGATGGTTAGTAACAACAACTTGCTTGGTACTGGtactggtgctggtgttggggGTCATGTTGCTTCGCTTTTATCAAGTGGAAACCTTGAACATTGGAGGATGCAACAACAATTCCCTAATTTCTTAGGTGGATTTGATCCATCTAATTCGCCTTCTTCTTACCCCTTTCAAGGGGGTGTGCACGAAGCAGTACAATACCTTGGTGGTGAGAGTACGAGTCAAATTAGTAGGCCTAAAATCTCAACCTCAATGCTAAATCAAATGGCCTCCGTGAAGATGgaagacaacaacaacaacaatagtaaTCAAGATCAATCAGCTTTATCAAGACAATTATTAGGGATTCaaggaaataatgaaaattggAATACTAGTGCTAGTGCTTGGAGTGATCTTTCAGCTAGTTTTAGCTCTTCTTCCACTAGTAATGCCTTATAA